Sequence from the Aspergillus nidulans FGSC A4 chromosome III genome:
aacaAGGTTGACAGGACAGACAGATGGCAACCTCCAACTCGGCCGCTTCCACCTGGGCATGGGCTTCCAGCTCTGCCGGGCCGCCATGCTCGACACTGAGGCCGCGTACATGAACCAGCAGGACCGGCACGcggagcagaagaagcgtcTCTTCTGGAGTCTGCAACTCCTCGAACAATCATACGGCCGGCAAACCGGCCTCCTCAGCATCCCCACGTCCAAATGGCGGCCGCCCTACTTATCCTCCTGCGACCCTCGAGCATCCGACAACGACAGTATGCCACGACCGCCCCCGATCCCCCGAGACACCGTTGGCTGCGCATCCCCGGATGACACCGGGATCTGGAGTATGAGCATCCACTTCGGCTGGGTGTGGAGTAAAGTGCGCGCGTACGTATCGCACTGCTCGAGCAACCGTGTGACGGAGCCTTGGCGGCACGAATCCATGTACGCGGTGGTGCTGTCGGACCTCAACGAGATCGAAAACAGCACCCCGTTGTGTCATCGCTACGACCACGTGCAGTTCTATCGACGGACCGCGGAGGAGCTTGCAGTGAATAAGAGCTACTGGGTTCCTTGGGTCAAGCTGCAGTTCATGTACCACGCCATCTTGACGGTCCTCAACCATCCGTTCTTGTATATAATGGCCTCACAGCATAACCCGAACCTCGCGATTCCGAACAGTTTCTGGCGTCGATCATCTGAGCTGGTCCTCCTCCATGCTACGTGGATCGTGAGGCTCATTGACATGGTCTCTGAGAAGAATGTCCGACTCACAGACCCGTTCTTTGCGCATGTGGCGGGCATCGCGGCAACGGTGCAGCTTTACTATTGCTGCGCCGATGACCCGAGACTAAAGTACAAGTCTCGAGCGGACTTCGCCAAATGTAGTGACTTTTTGCGCGGATTTACAGGCTTTTCAAGGGCTTGTGAGGTGTTGGTATGTTACCCTTACTAGTCTGCTCTTGATTCTGAGAAGTAGGAGATTCATCTGGGAGAAGGAGCTGCTAACGATACGTACAGAGCCAAAAACTCGACGCACTAACGCGCATCGCCTCGGGCACCGAAATCATCGACCTGGATGACTGGGTCCCGTCCAAAATCCACCTGAATATTCCATTAATGTGGGACATCCTGCAGTTTAACGTATCTACTGACTTCGAAACCGAAGGAAGAGGGCTCCTCCACCCCTCGTTAGCACCAACAACCATGACCCCTAGTCCCAACGACATTTCGAATctcgacatcatcgtcacTGCCTCACCGGAAGTCAGTGTTAACACGGCGGACGGCGGCCAGGCTGTGCCCATGCCTCTTTATCGGAGTCCGACGACGGCAACGGCCGAGAGTCTGCGGAATACGTCGCTTCGTGATCGGGACCGCGACCGCGAGAGGGACCCGCTTGTTGCGCCCGTTGATAGTCTCATGCTGAATACGCCGTGGCTGTGGGCGGACTCGAGCCAG
This genomic interval carries:
- a CDS encoding putative C6 transcription factor (transcript_id=CADANIAT00006390); translation: MMPPEGSGTRRRLRSNHACINCRRKKTRCPGEKPACSCCVRLNQQCSYAAVGGSSGPDKDRLAELEEKVNQILRGAAQHEQPTIEEAPDFASTTHGDVGYMQDNAYPSIFGLDGASPQASSLAVAKAIDLYLECCHRQPVWCLNIKELGNIESHPEELICSILALTSRFTRDAAQGQRYADSAKSLIMLRIANGTVELATIESLCLLAYSAFIGRKKKRKREGKKTGEEEKKEKETRLTGQTDGNLQLGRFHLGMGFQLCRAAMLDTEAAYMNQQDRHAEQKKRLFWSLQLLEQSYGRQTGLLSIPTSKWRPPYLSSCDPRASDNDSMPRPPPIPRDTVGCASPDDTGIWSMSIHFGWVWSKVRAYVSHCSSNRVTEPWRHESMYAVVLSDLNEIENSTPLCHRYDHVQFYRRTAEELAVNKSYWVPWVKLQFMYHAILTVLNHPFLYIMASQHNPNLAIPNSFWRRSSELVLLHATWIVRLIDMVSEKNVRLTDPFFAHVAGIAATVQLYYCCADDPRLKYKSRADFAKCSDFLRGFTGFSRACEVLSQKLDALTRIASGTEIIDLDDWVPSKIHLNIPLMWDILQFNVSTDFETEGRGLLHPSLAPTTMTPSPNDISNLDIIVTASPEVSVNTADGGQAVPMPLYRSPTTATAESLRNTSLRDRDRDRERDPLVAPVDSLMLNTPWLWADSSQFSGNMDEVEYHDSMPVVGDVEGSAWWNLGNL